The following proteins are co-located in the Candidatus Accumulibacter cognatus genome:
- a CDS encoding response regulator transcription factor — translation MVVVDLVEHALATQSWNCRHYSTVSALKADLKNERFDLLILDWSLPDGDAGEVIRLVRQTLSQATPILIESVTDDEQRIVEALTLGADDYVVKPLRVAELQARVAALLRRTGVKNQVTMMVEPYRVDRDNLTIFLGEEDLELSPLEYDLSSYLFSHPNQLLTRETLLVNVWGRNADEDTRSVDALVSRLRKKLRLGPTTGWQIASLRSYGYRFESV, via the coding sequence ATGGTGGTTGTCGACTTGGTTGAGCACGCGCTTGCAACGCAAAGCTGGAACTGCCGGCATTACTCCACCGTTTCTGCACTGAAGGCTGACCTGAAGAACGAACGCTTTGACCTTTTGATTCTTGACTGGTCCCTGCCGGATGGTGATGCGGGTGAGGTAATCCGGCTGGTGCGACAGACACTCTCTCAGGCAACCCCCATCCTCATCGAAAGCGTGACTGATGACGAACAACGGATCGTCGAGGCGCTCACGCTTGGAGCCGATGACTACGTCGTCAAACCTCTGCGTGTCGCAGAACTACAGGCACGCGTTGCCGCCCTGCTCCGGCGCACTGGCGTAAAGAATCAGGTGACGATGATGGTCGAGCCGTATCGCGTCGATAGGGATAACCTGACGATTTTTCTCGGCGAGGAGGATCTCGAACTGAGTCCTCTTGAATATGATTTGAGTTCCTACTTGTTCTCGCACCCTAATCAGTTGCTTACTCGCGAGACGCTTCTGGTCAATGTCTGGGGCCGTAATGCTGACGAGGACACGCGCTCGGTCGATGCTCTTGTAAGCAGGTTGCGGAAGAAGCTCCGGCTCGGGCCGACGACAGGTTGGCAAATAGCATCCTTGCGGAGCTACGGCTACCGATTCGAAAGCGTATAG